From the Acidovorax sp. NCPPB 3576 genome, the window CCGGCGTGACCACCATGCTGGGCGGCGGCACCGGCCCGGCCACCGGCACGCTGGCCACCACCTGCACCTCGGGGCCCTGGAACATCGAGCGCATGCTGCAGGCGGCCGACGCCTTCCCGATGAACCTCGGCTTTCTGGGCAAGGGCAACGCCAGCCTGCCCGACGCGCTGCACGAGCAGATCGACGCGGGCGTGATCGGCCTCAAGCTGCACGAGGACTGGGGCACCACGCCCGCGGCCATCAGCAACTGCCTGGACGTGGCCGACGCCACCGACACGCAGGTCGCCATCCATTCCGACACGCTCAACGAGAGCGGCTTCGTCGAGAACACCATCGCCGCCGTGGCGGGCCGCGGCATCTGTGCCTTCCACACCGAAGGCGCGGGCGGCGGGCATGCGCCCGACATCCTGCGCGTGGTGGGCGAGGCGAACTTTCTGCCGTCCTCCACCAACCCCACCATGCCCTACACGGTGAACACGCTGGACGAGCATGTGGACATGCTCATGGTGTGCCACCACCTGGACGCCTCCATCGCCGAAGACCTGGCCTTTGCGGAAAGCCGCATCCGCAAGGAAACCATCGCGGCCGAAGACGTGCTGCACGACCTGGGCGCCATCAGCATGATGAGCAGCGACAGCCAGGCCATGGGCCGCGTGGGCGAGGTCATCCTGCGCACTTGGCAGACCGCCCACAAGATGAAGGCCCAGCGCGGCACGCTGGACGGCGACACCGCGCGCAGCGACAACACGCGCATCAAGCGCTACGTGGCCAAGTACACCATCAACCCCGCCATCGCCCACGGCATCAGCCACGAGGTCGGCAGCCTGGAGGTGGGCAAGTGGGCCGACATCGTGATCTGGAAGCCCGCCTTCTTCGGCGTCAAGCCCGCCATGATCCTGAAGGGCGGCTTCATCGCCATGGCCGCCATGGGCGACCCCAACGCCTCCATCCCCACGCCGCAGCCCGTGCACTACCGGCCCATGTTCGGCGCCTTCGGCGGCGCGCTGGCCCGCACCTCGCTCACCTTCGTGTCGCAGGCCGGACTGGCCGCGGGCATCGGCGAGCGCTTCGGCCTGGCCAAGCCGCTCAGCGCCGTGCGCGGCGTGCGCGGCGTGCGCAAGCAGCACATGGTGCACAACCACTACACGCCGCGCATGGAGATCGACGCGCAGACCTACACCGTGCGCGCCGACGGCCAGCTGCTCACCTGCGAGCCCGCGACCGTGCTGCCCATGGCGCAGCGCTACTTTCTGTTCTGATCGCACGCATGCTTCAAGTCTCCAAACTCATCGCCCAGGGCAAGGGCCTCGCGCCCGTGCTCGTCAAGCGCGCCGCCACCCTCGAACTCGACTGGGACACGCGCCAGAAAAGCCGCTTCGCCGCCACCGACTCCACCGGGCGGGAACTGGGCATCTTCCTGCCCCGCGGCACCGCCGTGCGCGGCGGCGACGTGCTGGTGGCCGAGGACGGCGCCCTGGTCCGCGTGATCGCCGCGCCCCAGGCGGTGCTGCGCATCACCCATTGCACCCACCACGGCACCGCCTTCGACCTGACCCGCGCCGCCTACCACCTGGGCAACCGGCACGTGCCCATCGAACTCACGCCTACCCACCTGCAGATCGAGCCCGACCACGTGCTGGCCGACATGCTGCGCGCCATGCACCTCATCGTGAACGCGATCGATGCCCCCTTCGAGCCCGAGGGCGGCGCCTATGCGGCGGGCGGGCACCATGGGCACGGGCATCACGGCCATGACCACGGTCACGAACATGGCCAAGACCATGCAGCCCACTCGCACGAGGCCACCGACCCCGCGCACGGCGATGGGCATGACCACGGGCACGGCCATGCAAGCCATGGCCACGATCAGGGCGATGCGCACGCCCATGACCATGCGAAGTGCGATCACCCGCACCACAACCATTGATTGACGCCGGGATGACGGCCCCCGACTGCACCGCGCCCGAGCCCGTCGTCGCCGCACCCACGGCCCTGCCCGCCGCCAGCCTGCTGCAGCTCATCTGGCTGGCCTCGCCGGCGCTGCCGGTGGGCGGGTTCTCCTACTCCGAAGGGCTGGAAGTGGCGGTGGACCGCGCTGGCGTCACCACCGAAGCCGCCGCCGCCGAATGGCTGGCCGCTCAGTTGCACCTGACCCAGGCGCGCGGCGACATGGCCGTGCTGCAGCAGGCCCTGGCCGCGTGGCGCGCCGCCGACCACGCCCGCGTGCGCCACCTGAACGACTGGGTACTGCAAACGCGCGAGACCAGCGAAATGCGCCTGCAGACCGAGCAGATGGGCCGCTCGCTCGCCGACTGGCTGCGCAACCAGCACGCAGGCGACGCCGCGCGGCTCAAAGACGTGGCCGTGCTCGCCGCCCTGCCGCCCACCCCCACCTACCCCGTCGCCTTCGCCTTGGCCGCCGCCAGCACCGAAGCCGGCGCGCGCGACGTGCTGCTGGCCTACACCTTCGGCTGGGCCGAGAACATGGTGCAGGCCGCCCTCAAGGCAGTGCCCCTGGGCCAGAGCGCCGGCCAGCGCATCCTGGCCCGGCTGGCAGCCGCCATACCCGCCGCCGCCGATGCCGCGCTGCACACCGGCGACGCGGACCGCCAGGCTTTTTCGCCCATGCTCGCCATCCTGTCGGCGCAGCATGAAACCCAATACTCCCGCCTCTTCCGATCATGAACAACACCACCACCGCGCTGCACCACATCCCCCACCGCACCAAGCCCCTGCCCCCGCTGCGCGTGGGCATCGGCGGCCCGGTCGGCTCGGGCAAGACCACCCTGCTGGAAATGCTGTGCAAGGCCATGCGAGACAAGCACGACCTCATCGCCATCACCAACGACATCTACACCAAGGAAGACCAGCGCCTGCTCACCGTGAGCGGCGCCCTGCCCGCGGAGCGCATCCTGGGCGTGGAAACCGGCGGCTGCCCCCACACCGCCATCCGCGAAGACGCATCCATCAACCTGGAAGCCATCGACCGCATGCTGGCGCAGTTCCCGAACGCCGACGTGGTCTTCATCGAAAGCGGCGGCGACAACCTCGCGGCCACGTTCAGTCCCGAGCTGAGCGACCTCACGCTCTACGTGATCGACGTGGCCGCGGGCGAGAAGATCCCCCGCAAGGGCGGCCCCGGCATCACCAAGAGCGACCTGTTCGTCATCAACAAGACCGACCTGGCCCCGCACGTGGGCGCCAACCTGGACGTGATGGCCGCCGACACCACGCGCATGCGCGGCACCAAGCCGTTCGTGATGACCAATCTGAAAACGCTGCAGGGGCTGGATGAGGTGGTGGCCTTCATCGAAAAGAAAGGGCTGCTGCTGCAGGCGGCCTGATGCGCAGGGCGAGGGGTGGAGGCCGGCTAGAATACGCGCCAGTTTGCGGAGACTTGGGTGAGCGGTTTAAACCAGCAGTCTTGAAAACTGCCGACGGGCAACCGTCCGTGAGTTCGAATCTCACAGTCTCCGCCAGCTCGACATTCAGAGCACTCCATGACGCGCCTTAGGGCGCGTTTTTCATTGTGTCCCTCTATTCCTCAAGATACCCGCACTAACCCACCGCACAATTCCGAACTCGGTGGCTCGGGGGTTTGACCAGGAAAACCCTCTATCCGCCGACGATGCCAAAGAATTGCTCGCGAACTGTCAGTACGGGGGTAAGCCGCTTTCGAAACCAGGACGACTACATGCTTGGCGTGACTGCACTTCCAAATCGACGACCGATCCAACATCGAGTCCTCCGCTTCTGGCTGATTGGCGTGCTTTGAAAGATGGATTGGGCGCGTTGCGCAAAGCAGGGCAGCATGCGTTTGACAGAGACAGTTCAAGCGCATTTGCGTCCCGATAGAGCCGCAGAAAATTATTCGCAAATACAGGGGGGTTGTTTGTCCGATATATTCAGCACTGCCATAGATGTACTCAGCGGGACTATAAAACAGAAGGAACCAGAGTACAAAACCAGAATTTTCCAGCTGAGAGATATCCCAAGTGTGATGCGTTCGCGGCTGGGCTGGCCTGTGGCTGCCAACTTAATGGATCGGTGGTTCGCCGGGACAGCATTTGCGATGCCGCCTGAAATGAAGGAAAGCCGGGGAATCTATCCTTTGAATA encodes:
- the ureC gene encoding urease subunit alpha, translating into MATVSKRAYAEMFGPTVGDRVRLADTGLIAEVEQDYTLRAGAYGEEVKFGGGKTIRDGMAQGQRTRDGQGTGPTAGGAMDTVLTNALILDHWGIVKADIGLKGGRIAAIGKAGNPDTQPGVDIVIGPGTEIISCEGNIVTAGGIDSHIHFICPQQIEEALASGVTTMLGGGTGPATGTLATTCTSGPWNIERMLQAADAFPMNLGFLGKGNASLPDALHEQIDAGVIGLKLHEDWGTTPAAISNCLDVADATDTQVAIHSDTLNESGFVENTIAAVAGRGICAFHTEGAGGGHAPDILRVVGEANFLPSSTNPTMPYTVNTLDEHVDMLMVCHHLDASIAEDLAFAESRIRKETIAAEDVLHDLGAISMMSSDSQAMGRVGEVILRTWQTAHKMKAQRGTLDGDTARSDNTRIKRYVAKYTINPAIAHGISHEVGSLEVGKWADIVIWKPAFFGVKPAMILKGGFIAMAAMGDPNASIPTPQPVHYRPMFGAFGGALARTSLTFVSQAGLAAGIGERFGLAKPLSAVRGVRGVRKQHMVHNHYTPRMEIDAQTYTVRADGQLLTCEPATVLPMAQRYFLF
- the ureE gene encoding urease accessory protein UreE: MLQVSKLIAQGKGLAPVLVKRAATLELDWDTRQKSRFAATDSTGRELGIFLPRGTAVRGGDVLVAEDGALVRVIAAPQAVLRITHCTHHGTAFDLTRAAYHLGNRHVPIELTPTHLQIEPDHVLADMLRAMHLIVNAIDAPFEPEGGAYAAGGHHGHGHHGHDHGHEHGQDHAAHSHEATDPAHGDGHDHGHGHASHGHDQGDAHAHDHAKCDHPHHNH
- a CDS encoding urease accessory protein UreF; the encoded protein is MTAPDCTAPEPVVAAPTALPAASLLQLIWLASPALPVGGFSYSEGLEVAVDRAGVTTEAAAAEWLAAQLHLTQARGDMAVLQQALAAWRAADHARVRHLNDWVLQTRETSEMRLQTEQMGRSLADWLRNQHAGDAARLKDVAVLAALPPTPTYPVAFALAAASTEAGARDVLLAYTFGWAENMVQAALKAVPLGQSAGQRILARLAAAIPAAADAALHTGDADRQAFSPMLAILSAQHETQYSRLFRS
- the ureG gene encoding urease accessory protein UreG, whose translation is MNNTTTALHHIPHRTKPLPPLRVGIGGPVGSGKTTLLEMLCKAMRDKHDLIAITNDIYTKEDQRLLTVSGALPAERILGVETGGCPHTAIREDASINLEAIDRMLAQFPNADVVFIESGGDNLAATFSPELSDLTLYVIDVAAGEKIPRKGGPGITKSDLFVINKTDLAPHVGANLDVMAADTTRMRGTKPFVMTNLKTLQGLDEVVAFIEKKGLLLQAA